In the genome of Electrophorus electricus isolate fEleEle1 chromosome 26, fEleEle1.pri, whole genome shotgun sequence, one region contains:
- the lpl gene encoding lipoprotein lipase has product MGSKSVAFLIIWMYLARISTGFVATAEPATTENTFSNITANSTDRMDDFSDIESRFALRSNNEPDDDLCYIIPGQPQTIVECNFNPDTKTFIVIHGWTVTGMYESWVSKLVTALYEREPSANVLVVDWLVRAQQHYPTSAAYTKLVGRDVAKFVNWLQAELEYPWEKLHLLGYSLGAHVAGIAGLLTKDKVNRITGLDPAGPSFEYADAQSTLSPDDALFVDVLHTNTRGSPDRSIGIQRPVGHIDFYPNGGTFQPGCDLQNTMMMVATTGLRNMDQIVKCSHERSIHLFIDSLINSEQESMGYRCSSKETFNKGVCLSCRKNRCNKVGYGVNKVRSRRSSRMYMKTRDMMPFKVFHYQVKVHFFGKTKISYNDQPMKISLYGYSGEKENIPYVMPSLNTNTTVSFLLTTDVDIGELLMVKLVWEKDMLISWPWWSADTLHIRKLRIKSGETQSRVIFVAKDGEFSYLTRGGDAAVFVKDKEAQSSHKSERLHKLRMQGSSFTKSSKE; this is encoded by the exons ATGGGAAGTAAAAGCGTTGCTTTCCTCATCATTTGGATGTATTTGGCGAGGATTTCCACGGGTTTTGTAGCTACAGCTGAGCCAGCAACCACTGAAAATACTTTCA GTAACATCACTGCAAACTCTACAGACAGGATGGATGACTTCAGTGACATTGAATCCAGATTTGCTCTAAGAAGCAACAATGAACCCGATGATGATTTGTGTTACATAATTCCTGGACAGCCGCAAACCATTGTAGAGTGTAATTTCAATCCTGACACCAAGACTTTCATAGTGATTCATGGATGGACG GTCACCGGAATGTACGAAAGCTGGGTATCCAAACTGGTGACAGCGCTGTATGAAAGGGAGCCATCAGCTAATGTCCTTGTAGTTGACTGGCTTGTACGAGCCCAGCAGCACTACCCGACATCAGCGGCCTACACCAAACTCGTGGGGAGGGACGTGGCGAAGTTTGTCAACTGGTTACAG GCTGAACTTGAGTACCCATGGGAGAAGCTGCATCTCCTAGGCTACAGCCTGGGTGCACATGTAGCAGGCATTGCAGGACTCCTTACTAAAGACAAAGTCAACAGGATCACAG GCTTGGACCCGGCTGGACCGAGCTTCGAGTATGCAGACGCCCAAAGTACGCTGTCCCCTGATGACGCCCTGTTTGTGGATGTGCTCCACACCAACACTCGCGGCTCCCCAGACCGTAGCATTGGGATCCAGAGGCCCGTGGGCCACATCGACTTCTACCCCAACGGAGGAACCTTTCAGCCTGGATGTGATCTGCAGAACACCATGATGATGGTAGCCACCACAGGCTTGAGAA ACATGGATCAGATTGTGAAGTGCTCCCATGAGCGCTCCATCCACCTCTTCATCGACTCGCTGATCAATTCGGAGCAGGAGAGCATGGGCTACCGCTGCAGCTCCAAGGAGACCTTCAACAAGGGTGTCTGCCTGAGCTGCCGCAAAAACCGCTGCAACAAGGTGGGCTACGGTGTGAACAAGGTGCGCAGCCGCAGGAGCAGCAGGATGTACATGAAGACCAGGGACATGATGCCTTTCAAAG TTTTCCATTACCAAGTAAAAGTCCATTTCTTTGGCAAGACCAAGATAAGCTACAATGACCAACCCATGAAGATTTCCCTATATGGCTACTCTGGAGAGAAGGAAAATATTCCCTATGTCAT GCCGTCTCTGAACACCAACACCACTGTGTCCTTTCTGCTGACCACGGATGTGGACATTGGGGAACTGCTGATGGTGAAGCTGGTTTGGGAGAAGGACATGCTCATCAGCTGGCCATGGTGGAGCGCAGACACTCTCCACATCCGCAAACTACGCATTAAGTCTGGGGAAACCCAGTCCAG AGTGATCTTTGTGGCCAAAGACGGTGAGTTCTCCTACCTCACCCGTGGAGGAGATGCAGCAGTGTTTGTGAAAGACAAAGAGGCCCAGTCAAGCCACAAAAGTGAAAG ATTACACAAGCTGAGGATGCAAGGCAGCTCCTTTACAAAGAGCTCCAAGGAGTGA